From a region of the Paraburkholderia hospita genome:
- a CDS encoding nuclear transport factor 2 family protein, whose product MPRFAHIFEAAADTLNAYYQAVAEVNIDSLMGLWIDEEFVSCICADGSHLHGLDAIRSGLTVQLEAQPVSIEPLDIRVYDSLGTVVYAIAEAHRPADPAAVPAMIFTTYVMVHERGEWKIAHIHASAMPNETASQFAAKMRHGQGALH is encoded by the coding sequence ATGCCACGTTTTGCCCACATCTTCGAAGCCGCTGCTGACACGTTGAATGCCTATTACCAGGCAGTCGCGGAGGTCAATATCGACAGTTTGATGGGCTTGTGGATCGACGAGGAATTCGTCAGTTGTATCTGCGCCGACGGCTCGCATCTGCACGGTCTCGACGCGATCCGCTCGGGGCTGACCGTTCAGCTCGAAGCGCAGCCGGTGTCGATCGAGCCACTCGACATCCGCGTTTACGACAGTCTCGGCACCGTTGTCTATGCGATTGCCGAAGCGCATCGGCCCGCCGACCCGGCCGCCGTGCCAGCGATGATCTTCACGACCTATGTGATGGTCCACGAGCGCGGCGAATGGAAGATCGCGCATATTCACGCGAGTGCGATGCCGAACGAAACCGCCTCGCAGTTTGCTGCGAAAATGAGACATGGTCAGGGCGCGCTGCACTGA
- the waaF gene encoding lipopolysaccharide heptosyltransferase II: MRRALVIAPNWIGDALMAQPLFARLVKLHPRIAIDAVAPSWVAPVLERMPEIRDVYATDLAHGKLQMLRRWQLASDLRDVGYDAAYVLPNSLKSALIPWMAGIPLRIGYTGESRYGLLNVRHANPRKDERPPMVGQYAALAYAPGAKVPEDLPPPRLDADLNEASRVSTRFNLDTRVPLLVFCPGAEYGPAKRWPPEHFAALAQMVGQSFPYTKIIALGSPKDAPIAQAIADRAPNVRNLCGQTALGEACALISRASAVVTNDSGLMHVAAALRRPLVAVYGSTDPRHTPPLSDLAKVQWLHLECSPCFQRECPLGHLNCLRQLSAEQVFDDLRGMLLAQR; the protein is encoded by the coding sequence ATGCGTCGCGCGTTGGTTATCGCACCGAACTGGATCGGTGACGCATTGATGGCGCAGCCGCTGTTTGCGCGCCTCGTGAAATTGCATCCGCGTATCGCGATCGATGCCGTCGCGCCCAGTTGGGTCGCGCCTGTGCTCGAACGGATGCCGGAAATCCGTGATGTCTACGCGACCGATCTCGCGCACGGCAAGCTGCAGATGCTGCGCCGCTGGCAGCTCGCGAGCGACTTGCGCGACGTCGGTTATGACGCGGCTTACGTGCTGCCCAATTCGCTGAAGTCCGCGCTGATTCCGTGGATGGCGGGCATTCCGCTGCGCATCGGCTACACGGGCGAAAGCCGCTACGGGCTCTTGAACGTGCGGCACGCGAACCCGCGCAAGGACGAGCGTCCGCCGATGGTCGGCCAATACGCGGCGCTTGCGTACGCGCCCGGCGCGAAAGTGCCCGAGGATCTCCCGCCGCCCCGGCTCGACGCCGACCTGAACGAAGCGTCGCGCGTGTCGACGCGCTTCAATCTGGACACGCGCGTGCCGCTGCTGGTGTTCTGCCCCGGCGCCGAGTACGGCCCGGCGAAGCGCTGGCCGCCCGAACACTTCGCGGCGCTCGCGCAGATGGTCGGCCAGTCGTTCCCGTACACGAAGATCATCGCGCTCGGCTCGCCGAAAGACGCACCCATCGCCCAGGCCATCGCCGACCGCGCGCCGAACGTGCGCAACCTGTGCGGCCAGACCGCGCTGGGCGAAGCCTGTGCGCTGATTTCGCGGGCGAGCGCCGTCGTCACCAACGATTCCGGGCTGATGCACGTCGCAGCCGCGCTGCGCCGTCCGCTCGTCGCCGTGTACGGATCGACCGATCCGCGCCACACGCCGCCCTTGTCGGACCTCGCAAAGGTACAATGGCTGCATCTCGAGTGCAGTCCGTGCTTTCAGCGCGAATGTCCGTTGGGCCATCTGAACTGCCTGCGGCAACTGAGCGCCGAACAGGTGTTCGACGATCTGCGTGGAATGTTGCTCGCGCAACGCTGA
- a CDS encoding zinc-finger domain-containing protein: protein MSEIKEMPLVELSAKDLPAYCPNPSMPRWSNHPRVFIDVTHGEARCPYCSTRYKLRDGEVIKGH, encoded by the coding sequence ATGAGCGAAATCAAGGAAATGCCGCTGGTCGAACTGTCGGCGAAAGATCTTCCCGCGTATTGCCCGAACCCGTCGATGCCGCGCTGGAGCAACCATCCGCGCGTCTTTATCGACGTGACGCACGGCGAAGCGCGCTGCCCCTACTGCAGCACGCGCTACAAGCTGCGCGACGGCGAAGTGATCAAGGGTCACTGA
- a CDS encoding branched-chain amino acid transaminase yields MSMADRDGKIWMDGKLIDWRDAKIHVLTHTLHYGMGVFEGVRAYKTVDGGTSIFRLQEHTKRLLNSAKIFQMDVPFDHETLAAAQREVVRENKLESCYLRPIIWVGSEKLGVSAKGNTIHVAIAAWPWGAYLGEDGIKKGIRVKTSSFTRHHVNVSMVRAKASGWYVNSILANQEATADGYDEALLLDVDGYVSEGSGENFFLVNNGKLYTPDLSSCLDGITRDTVITLAKDAGIEVIEKRITRDEVYTCDEAFFTGTAAEVTPIRELDNRTIGSGTRGPITEKLQTGFFDIVNGKSAKYAHWLTKI; encoded by the coding sequence ATGTCAATGGCCGACCGCGACGGCAAGATCTGGATGGATGGCAAGCTCATCGACTGGCGCGACGCCAAGATCCACGTCCTCACCCATACGCTGCACTACGGCATGGGCGTCTTCGAAGGCGTGCGCGCCTACAAGACAGTTGACGGCGGCACGTCGATCTTCCGTCTTCAGGAACACACCAAGCGCCTGCTGAACTCGGCCAAGATCTTCCAGATGGACGTTCCGTTCGACCACGAAACGCTCGCCGCCGCGCAGCGCGAAGTCGTCCGCGAGAACAAGCTGGAGTCGTGCTACCTGCGCCCGATCATCTGGGTCGGCTCGGAAAAACTGGGCGTGTCGGCCAAGGGCAACACCATTCACGTCGCGATCGCCGCATGGCCGTGGGGCGCGTATCTCGGCGAAGACGGCATCAAGAAGGGCATCCGCGTGAAGACGTCGTCGTTCACGCGCCATCACGTGAACGTGTCGATGGTCCGTGCGAAGGCGTCGGGCTGGTACGTCAACTCGATCCTCGCGAACCAGGAAGCCACGGCCGACGGCTACGACGAAGCGCTGCTGCTCGACGTCGACGGCTATGTGTCGGAAGGCTCGGGTGAGAACTTCTTCCTCGTGAACAACGGCAAGCTGTACACGCCGGATCTCTCGTCGTGCCTCGACGGCATCACGCGCGACACCGTTATTACGCTGGCGAAAGATGCGGGCATCGAAGTGATCGAAAAGCGCATCACGCGCGACGAAGTCTATACGTGCGACGAAGCGTTCTTCACGGGCACGGCCGCCGAAGTCACGCCCATCCGCGAACTCGACAACCGCACCATCGGCTCGGGCACGCGCGGCCCGATCACGGAGAAGCTGCAAACGGGCTTCTTCGACATCGTGAACGGCAAGAGCGCGAAGTACGCGCACTGGCTGACGAAGATCTGA
- a CDS encoding AzlC family ABC transporter permease — MLARLSDLDRRAFRDGARAYSPTLMAIFSWGLVTGIAMSKSVMTVPQSLAMSLLVYAGSSQLAVLPLMLAKLPVWTILLTAAMVNTRFVIFSAGLAPHFSYLPLYRRLLVGYFNGDVIYLLFQKKSFQPGYVPGKEAYFWGMAVASWLSWQVSSIIGILLASLFPDNWGLSLAGTLALIPVMVSAISSRSTLAAVSVAGIVALVAFDLPYRLALPLAVVTAILAGTAADALVERADLRRIRNRAGSPGDTQ, encoded by the coding sequence ATGCTCGCTCGTTTGTCCGATCTCGACCGCCGCGCTTTCCGTGATGGCGCGCGCGCCTACTCGCCGACGCTGATGGCGATCTTCTCCTGGGGCCTCGTGACGGGCATCGCGATGAGCAAATCGGTGATGACCGTGCCGCAGTCGCTCGCGATGTCGCTGCTGGTCTACGCGGGCTCGTCGCAACTGGCCGTGCTGCCGCTGATGCTCGCCAAGCTGCCCGTCTGGACGATCCTGCTGACGGCCGCGATGGTCAACACGCGCTTCGTGATCTTCAGCGCGGGCCTCGCACCTCACTTTTCGTATCTGCCGCTGTACCGGCGGCTGCTGGTCGGCTATTTCAACGGCGACGTCATCTATCTGCTGTTCCAGAAGAAAAGCTTCCAGCCTGGCTATGTGCCCGGCAAGGAAGCGTATTTCTGGGGCATGGCCGTCGCAAGCTGGCTGTCGTGGCAGGTCTCGTCGATCATCGGCATCCTGCTGGCGAGCCTCTTTCCCGATAACTGGGGCCTCTCGCTCGCGGGCACGCTCGCGCTGATTCCCGTGATGGTGTCGGCGATCTCGTCGCGCTCCACGCTGGCGGCCGTGAGCGTCGCGGGTATCGTCGCGCTGGTCGCGTTCGATCTGCCGTATCGCCTCGCGCTGCCGCTTGCCGTCGTGACGGCGATCCTCGCGGGCACTGCCGCCGACGCGCTGGTCGAGCGCGCCGACCTGCGCCGCATTCGCAACAGAGCGGGGAGTCCAGGAGATACGCAATGA
- a CDS encoding AzlD domain-containing protein produces the protein MSTLQIWLAIIGMMFVTALTRALFLIGGERTVLPERAQRMLRYAPAAALAAVVVPDVLVTDSGVSVALSNHELYGTLAGLAWFLWRRTMLGTIVVGMLVFTALRLIF, from the coding sequence ATGAGCACGCTGCAGATCTGGCTCGCGATCATCGGGATGATGTTTGTCACAGCGCTGACACGCGCGCTGTTTCTGATCGGGGGTGAGCGCACGGTGCTGCCAGAGCGCGCGCAACGGATGCTGCGTTACGCGCCCGCGGCGGCGCTCGCGGCAGTGGTCGTACCGGACGTGCTCGTGACGGACAGCGGTGTGTCCGTCGCGCTGTCGAATCACGAGCTGTACGGCACGCTCGCTGGCCTTGCGTGGTTCCTGTGGCGGCGGACGATGCTCGGCACGATCGTCGTCGGAATGCTGGTGTTCACGGCGCTGCGGTTGATTTTCTGA
- a CDS encoding phosphoglycerate kinase: MKQVLRLSDLIAEGKLSGKRVFIRADLNVPQDDAGNITEDTRIRASVPAIKSALDAGAAVMVTSHLGRPTEGDFKPEDSLAPVAKRLAELLGRDVPLVQNWVENGVNVAPGQVVLLENCRVNKGEKKDSDELAQKMAKLCDIYVNDAFGTSHRAEATTHGIAKYASVACAGPLLAAELEALGKALGAPKRPLVAIVAGSKVSTKLTILKSLADKVDQLIVGGGIANTFMLAAGLKIGKSLVEADLVEEAKVIIEAAKARGASVPIPSDVVTAKEFSPTAKAEIKQVADVQDDDLILDIGPETAKALASQLEKAGTIVWNGPVGVFEFDQFGNGTKTLAEAIAKSSAYSIAGGGDTLAAIAKYGIHDKVSYISTGGGAFLEFLEGKKLPAVAVLESRA; encoded by the coding sequence ATGAAACAGGTATTGCGTCTCTCCGATCTGATCGCCGAAGGCAAACTATCCGGCAAACGCGTGTTCATCCGCGCCGACCTGAACGTGCCGCAGGACGACGCCGGCAACATCACCGAAGACACCCGCATCCGCGCTTCCGTGCCCGCCATCAAGTCCGCGCTGGACGCGGGCGCGGCCGTCATGGTCACGTCGCACCTGGGCCGCCCGACGGAAGGCGACTTCAAGCCCGAAGACTCGCTCGCCCCCGTAGCGAAGCGTCTGGCCGAACTGCTCGGCCGCGACGTGCCGCTCGTGCAGAACTGGGTTGAGAACGGCGTGAACGTCGCGCCCGGCCAGGTCGTGCTGCTCGAAAACTGCCGCGTGAACAAGGGCGAAAAGAAGGATTCCGACGAACTCGCGCAGAAAATGGCGAAGCTCTGCGACATCTACGTGAACGACGCGTTCGGCACCTCGCATCGCGCCGAAGCGACCACGCACGGCATCGCGAAGTACGCGAGCGTTGCCTGCGCCGGCCCGCTGCTCGCGGCTGAACTCGAAGCGCTCGGCAAGGCGCTCGGCGCGCCGAAGCGTCCGCTGGTGGCGATCGTCGCGGGCTCGAAGGTGTCGACCAAGCTGACCATCCTGAAATCGCTGGCCGACAAGGTCGATCAGCTGATCGTCGGCGGCGGCATCGCGAACACGTTCATGCTGGCGGCCGGGCTGAAGATCGGCAAGTCTCTGGTCGAAGCGGATCTCGTCGAAGAAGCGAAGGTGATCATCGAGGCCGCGAAGGCGCGCGGCGCATCGGTGCCGATTCCGTCGGACGTGGTCACCGCGAAGGAGTTCTCGCCGACCGCGAAGGCCGAAATCAAGCAGGTCGCCGACGTCCAGGACGATGACCTGATCCTCGACATCGGGCCGGAAACGGCGAAGGCGCTCGCGTCGCAGCTCGAAAAGGCCGGCACGATCGTCTGGAATGGCCCCGTCGGCGTGTTCGAGTTCGATCAGTTCGGCAATGGCACGAAGACGCTTGCGGAAGCCATCGCGAAGTCGTCGGCGTACTCGATTGCAGGCGGCGGCGACACGCTCGCGGCCATCGCCAAGTACGGCATCCACGACAAGGTGAGCTATATCTCGACGGGCGGCGGCGCTTTCCTCGAGTTCCTCGAGGGCAAGAAGCTGCCCGCAGTCGCTGTGCTGGAATCGCGGGCCTGA
- the pyk gene encoding pyruvate kinase, whose amino-acid sequence MHRATKIVATIGPASSTQEILLQMIQAGADVVRLNFSHGTADDHRQRAEFVREAARQAGREVGIMADLQGPKIRVGKFENGKTTLIAGNTFILDAECELGNDDRVGLDYKDLPRDLKPGDTLLLNDGLIVLNVARVIGTEIHTVVKIGGDLSNNKGINRQGGGLTAPALTAKDMEDIRTAMSLGADYVAVSFPKNATDMEMARQLANIAGAPYGIKPKMIAKIERAEAIPALQGILEASDGIMVARGDLAVEVGNAAVPALQKRMIKMARDANKFVITATQMMESMIHAPVPTRAEVSDVANAVLDGTDAVMLSAESAAGKYPVQTIETMAAICLEAEKSEHVELDKDFLDRTFTRIDQSIAMGALFTAYHLGAKAIVALTESGSTALWMSRHWTHVPIFALTPRTGSERAMAIYRNVTSLHLDTSSDRDIALAQALEVVVGKGYAARGDMVVLTVGEPMGQAGGTNTLKIVRVGEPV is encoded by the coding sequence ATGCATCGCGCCACCAAGATTGTCGCAACCATCGGACCCGCATCCAGCACGCAGGAAATCCTGCTGCAGATGATTCAGGCGGGCGCCGACGTGGTGCGTCTCAACTTCTCGCACGGCACCGCCGACGATCATCGTCAACGCGCGGAGTTCGTACGTGAAGCGGCCCGGCAGGCAGGCCGCGAGGTCGGCATCATGGCCGACCTGCAAGGCCCGAAAATTCGTGTCGGCAAATTCGAAAACGGCAAAACCACGCTGATTGCCGGCAACACCTTCATCCTCGACGCCGAGTGCGAGCTCGGTAATGACGACCGCGTCGGCCTCGACTACAAGGATCTGCCGCGCGACCTGAAACCCGGCGACACGCTGCTGCTCAACGACGGCCTGATCGTGCTGAACGTCGCACGTGTGATCGGCACTGAGATTCACACTGTCGTGAAGATCGGCGGCGACCTGTCGAACAACAAGGGTATCAATCGCCAGGGTGGCGGCCTGACGGCGCCGGCGCTGACCGCGAAGGACATGGAAGACATCCGCACGGCGATGTCGCTCGGCGCGGATTACGTGGCCGTGTCGTTCCCGAAGAACGCGACGGACATGGAAATGGCGCGCCAGCTCGCGAATATCGCGGGCGCGCCGTACGGCATCAAGCCGAAGATGATCGCGAAGATCGAGCGCGCCGAGGCAATCCCGGCGCTGCAAGGCATTCTCGAAGCATCGGACGGCATCATGGTCGCGCGCGGCGACCTCGCCGTCGAAGTCGGCAACGCGGCCGTGCCCGCGCTGCAAAAGCGCATGATCAAGATGGCGCGCGACGCGAACAAGTTCGTGATCACGGCCACGCAGATGATGGAGTCGATGATCCACGCACCCGTGCCGACACGCGCCGAAGTGTCGGACGTCGCGAACGCGGTGCTGGACGGCACGGATGCCGTGATGCTGTCGGCGGAATCGGCGGCGGGCAAGTACCCGGTGCAGACCATCGAAACGATGGCTGCCATCTGCCTCGAAGCCGAGAAGTCCGAGCATGTCGAGCTGGACAAGGATTTCCTCGACCGCACGTTCACGCGTATCGACCAGTCCATCGCAATGGGTGCGCTGTTCACCGCTTACCACCTGGGCGCGAAGGCGATCGTCGCGTTGACGGAATCGGGCTCGACCGCGCTGTGGATGTCGCGTCACTGGACGCATGTGCCCATTTTCGCGCTCACGCCGCGTACGGGCAGCGAGCGCGCCATGGCGATCTACCGCAACGTGACGTCGCTGCACCTCGACACCAGCAGCGACCGCGACATCGCGCTTGCGCAGGCGCTCGAAGTGGTGGTCGGCAAGGGCTACGCGGCGCGCGGCGATATGGTCGTGCTGACGGTCGGCGAGCCGATGGGCCAGGCGGGCGGCACGAACACCCTGAAGATCGTGCGCGTAGGCGAGCCGGTCTGA
- the fba gene encoding class II fructose-bisphosphate aldolase (catalyzes the reversible aldol condensation of dihydroxyacetonephosphate and glyceraldehyde 3-phosphate in the Calvin cycle, glycolysis, and/or gluconeogenesis), which translates to MPLVSMRQLLDHAAEHGYGLPAFNVNNLEQVQAIMAAADQVNAPVIMQASAGARKYSGEPFLRHLIEAAVESYPHIPVVMHQDHGQSPAVCMAAIRSGFTSVMMDGSLEADGKTVASYEYNVDVSRKVVEAAHSIGVTVEAELGVLGSLETMKGDKEDGHGAEGTMTREQLLTDVEQAADFVKLTQCDALAIAIGTSHGAYKFSKKPTGDILSIQRIKEIHQRIPNTHLVMHGSSSVPQELLAEIREFGGDMKETYGVPVEEIQEGIKYGVRKVNIDTDLRLAITGAIRRYMAENRSKFDPRDYLKPAREAAKKVCVDRYLAFGCEGQASKIKPVSLDKIAEKYKAGELAQVVR; encoded by the coding sequence ATGCCTCTCGTATCAATGCGTCAACTGCTGGACCATGCCGCCGAACACGGTTATGGACTTCCGGCATTCAACGTAAACAATCTGGAGCAGGTGCAGGCCATCATGGCGGCGGCGGATCAGGTCAATGCGCCCGTGATCATGCAGGCGTCGGCGGGCGCGCGTAAGTACTCGGGCGAGCCGTTCCTGCGTCATCTGATCGAAGCGGCTGTGGAGTCGTATCCGCACATTCCCGTCGTGATGCACCAGGACCACGGCCAGTCGCCGGCAGTCTGCATGGCCGCGATCCGCAGCGGCTTCACGAGCGTGATGATGGACGGCTCGCTCGAAGCCGACGGCAAGACGGTGGCGTCGTACGAGTACAACGTCGATGTGTCGCGCAAGGTCGTCGAAGCGGCGCATTCGATCGGCGTGACGGTTGAAGCGGAACTGGGCGTGCTCGGTTCGCTGGAAACCATGAAGGGCGACAAGGAAGACGGCCACGGCGCGGAAGGCACGATGACGCGCGAGCAACTGCTGACGGACGTCGAGCAGGCCGCCGACTTCGTGAAGCTCACGCAATGCGACGCACTGGCGATTGCGATCGGCACGTCGCACGGCGCGTACAAGTTCTCGAAGAAGCCGACGGGCGATATCCTGTCCATTCAGCGCATCAAGGAAATTCACCAGCGCATTCCGAACACGCACCTGGTGATGCACGGTTCGTCGTCGGTGCCGCAGGAACTGCTGGCGGAAATCCGCGAATTCGGCGGCGACATGAAGGAAACCTACGGCGTGCCCGTCGAGGAAATCCAGGAAGGCATCAAGTACGGCGTGCGCAAGGTCAACATCGACACCGATCTGCGTCTTGCCATCACGGGCGCGATCCGCCGCTACATGGCGGAAAACCGTTCGAAGTTCGATCCGCGCGACTACCTGAAGCCGGCTCGCGAAGCCGCGAAGAAGGTGTGTGTGGACCGTTACCTGGCGTTCGGCTGCGAAGGCCAGGCGTCGAAGATCAAGCCGGTCTCGCTGGACAAGATTGCTGAGAAGTACAAGGCGGGCGAGCTCGCGCAAGTCGTTCGCTAA
- a CDS encoding phosphoribosylaminoimidazolesuccinocarboxamide synthase, which translates to MSTLYESTLRSLPLLGRGKVRDNYAVGNDQLLIVTTDRLSAFDVIMGEPIPSKGRVLNQMANFWFDKLAHVVPNHLTGVAPETVVAPDEVEQVKGRAVVVKRLEPILVEAVVRGYLAGSGWKDYQATGAVCGVQLPEGLQNAQKLPEPIFTPAAKAEMGHHDENITYEEMERRIGTELSATIRDISIRLYKEAADYAATRGIIIADTKFEFGLDDKGQLYLMDEALTADSSRFWPADQYQVGTNPPSFDKQFVRDWLETQPWKKEPPAPKLPDEVVTKTAEKYQEALERLTGQKLA; encoded by the coding sequence ATGTCTACCCTCTACGAATCCACGCTCCGCTCGCTGCCGCTGCTCGGCCGCGGCAAGGTCCGCGACAACTACGCGGTGGGCAACGACCAGCTGCTGATCGTCACGACGGACCGTCTGTCCGCGTTCGACGTCATCATGGGCGAGCCGATTCCGAGTAAGGGACGCGTGCTGAACCAGATGGCCAATTTCTGGTTCGACAAGCTCGCGCACGTCGTGCCGAATCATTTGACGGGCGTCGCGCCGGAAACGGTCGTCGCGCCTGACGAGGTCGAGCAGGTGAAGGGCCGCGCAGTCGTGGTCAAGCGCCTCGAGCCGATTCTCGTCGAAGCGGTGGTGCGCGGTTATCTCGCGGGCAGCGGCTGGAAGGACTATCAGGCGACGGGCGCCGTGTGCGGCGTGCAGCTGCCGGAAGGCCTGCAGAACGCGCAAAAGCTGCCTGAGCCGATCTTCACGCCGGCAGCGAAGGCCGAAATGGGCCACCACGACGAAAACATCACGTATGAAGAGATGGAGCGCCGCATCGGCACCGAACTGTCGGCGACGATCCGCGACATCTCGATCCGCCTGTACAAGGAAGCGGCCGACTACGCGGCCACGCGCGGCATCATCATCGCCGACACGAAGTTCGAATTCGGTCTGGACGACAAGGGCCAACTGTACCTGATGGACGAAGCGCTGACGGCGGATTCGTCGCGCTTCTGGCCGGCGGACCAGTACCAGGTGGGCACGAACCCGCCGTCGTTCGACAAGCAGTTCGTGCGCGACTGGCTCGAAACCCAGCCGTGGAAGAAAGAGCCGCCCGCGCCGAAGCTGCCGGACGAAGTCGTCACAAAGACGGCCGAGAAGTATCAGGAAGCGCTCGAGCGCTTGACGGGTCAGAAACTGGCCTGA
- the purE gene encoding 5-(carboxyamino)imidazole ribonucleotide mutase, which translates to MSEVQTAHTHSAPLVGVLMGSSSDWDVMKNAVAILQEFGVPYEAKVVSAHRMPDEMFAYAESARERGIRAIIAGAGGAAHLPGMLAAKTTVPVLGVPVASKYLKGVDSLHSIVQMPKGVPVATFAVGEAGAANAALFAVSLLSGTSPEYAEKLAAFRVRQNQAAHAMTLPPL; encoded by the coding sequence ATGAGTGAAGTCCAGACAGCACACACGCACAGCGCGCCGCTCGTCGGCGTGCTGATGGGTTCCAGTTCCGACTGGGACGTCATGAAGAACGCGGTCGCGATCCTGCAGGAATTCGGCGTGCCGTACGAAGCGAAGGTCGTGTCCGCGCACCGCATGCCGGACGAAATGTTCGCCTATGCTGAAAGCGCGCGCGAACGCGGCATCCGCGCGATCATCGCGGGCGCGGGCGGCGCGGCGCATTTGCCGGGCATGCTCGCGGCGAAGACGACGGTACCCGTGCTGGGCGTGCCCGTCGCGAGCAAGTATCTGAAGGGTGTCGATTCGCTGCATTCGATCGTGCAGATGCCGAAGGGCGTGCCCGTCGCGACGTTCGCGGTCGGCGAAGCGGGTGCCGCGAATGCCGCGCTGTTCGCGGTGTCGCTGCTCTCCGGCACGTCGCCGGAATATGCGGAGAAGCTCGCCGCGTTCCGCGTGCGCCAGAACCAGGCGGCTCACGCGATGACGCTGCCGCCGCTGTAA